CCACCAATGAGTTACAGACGAAGACGTCCACATTGACCACATTCTTCACCACATATCCATGCACCATCTTTCCCAATTTCAAGTTCGCAATATTAGAACAAGCGGAAAGGATGCTAACAACAGCAACCTCATTCGCCCTAAAATTTTCACTAATCATAGCACAAGACAGCCAAAGTGCCTCAAGAGGTTGACGCTTCTGAACATGCACAGCAATAACAGCATTCCATGACACCGAATCCCTGTAAGACATTCTATCAAACAACTGACGCGCGACCTGTACATCACCAAAAGAACCGTGCAATTTTAGGAGAGCAGTTTGTATGATCAGGCCCGAACTGAACCCCATTTTCAGAACATGGCAATGGACCATCTTGCCTTCACAATACCTCGAGGAGACGACACAAGCCCGGATCAAAAACTGAGCCGTGAAACTATCAACCTGaattcctctcttcctcatatGGGCGTACACCAAAATCACCTTGAGTGGAGTGCTCGTCTTCAAATAACCCCTAAGAACTACGTTCCACGTGAAAGTACGTGCGTTTCCAATCCAATCAGCGATCAAGAAGGCGTGGTTCAAGCTCTCCAGAAGATGAAAAGCGGCGGCGAATTCGACCAATTTGGAGGCCACAAAAGGGTCGCGGACGAGTCCCGAGGCCACTGTTTGAGCGTGGATTTGGTAGAGTTGGTCCACCTCTTTGCATCTATGGAgtagagagagaagggaacCAAGGGACGGATAGTTGGCAGTTGATGCTCGCGCCGATAGGCAACGTTGGGATGATCTGGTCGCCACAGGAAAAAAAGAATAGCCACGATGCGAAGAGATCTCATAAGAGATGCAGAGCAGGATCTGCATTTGAGAGGTGGGAAGAAGGAACTGCGAAAGGGCAAGCCGCCACTAATAGTGGGGAAGAAGACGAAGCCTGAAAAATATCGCGTTTTCAATGTCCAATGTACTTAGTCGCAAAATATCGCTTGTGTTGAACGTACAGAGGTGTCAACGAGGACATTACTGCCATATTTGCTATAGTTTTGATGTTTTTCCACTTTTATGTGTTGGATTTTTCCTATgtagtgtgtgtatatatatatatatatatatatatatgcactgaGATGAGGACAACCTATATTAACTATGTCTACTTGGTTAAGCCGAGATACAGCACTAGTTCCCTCTTTGTTCGTGAGATCTAgtaaacaaatttaaatttgaaatagaaGAAGTACAAACTGTACATAGTCTAAAATGCATATTGTAAGGCCCTTATTTTGGCAATTTCCAGAAATACTTGAacctatatataaaaaatgcaaatcCAAAGCGTGCTCTTTGATCTACATATGGTTAATAGATTATAAGCCTCTAACTTAAATGCATACACACATCCTTATTTGAATATCAGGTGAGCAATCTACACCAGCATATCTTAGTATATCTTTCAACAAGACATCAAAGGTCCGCTATTGTTAAAGTTTATGGAAACTATTAAAATAATTTGCAAAATCCAgtacaacaaatttttaaagtcCAGCGCATTAAGAAAATCTTCCGTTCAGCTTCTTTCTGGAGAAGAGCAAACAGCAGGCCTTAACCATCATTAGATCCAAGAAGACCCTTACCTTTCTTCCCGACAGAGGGTTATGTGCATGTCCTGTGTGTACAAGCACGTGCTTGTGTGTGCTCTTAAGTGGGTGTACGCTCGTGTATTTAGTCTGCAAGCAGAGTAGATGAAGATTACACATTCTTGATGAAAATATTGCTCAAACAATTCCACCCCAAAGGTTTAGTTTCACTTGGTGCTTCCCCTCCCcaacatacacatgcacatacatgcatacaaacGCCGCACAAATGCACTTGGAAAGACATGGAAAGAAGTCTATACATCAGCAGGAAACAGTAGTCCTGTATGAGGTAACCTGATCCCAAATTCTGCAACCATTTATCCGACACACTACACAAAGTCCTGCTGTCAATTTGGCATCTCTAAGTTGAACAGTTACAGTAGTCGAAGCTTCAATGCAATTAGTTCAGTGTGTGGTTGTTTTCTTGAAATCAATCTTGTCAACCTTGACTTCTCCATCAATCAATTCATAGACATATACCACAACACGAAGTCCATCAATGTCCATAAGGACAAAGCTGGGATTAACATCATATGTGACACTGCTATATGCACCTGTTGCAGAGCCAGGGTTTATGACCACGCCTCCCTCATGCTTGTAGGCCTTGAATTGGTGAGTGTGGCCAGTAACAAGGATGTCCACCTCCAGTTGCCTCTGAAGCATGGCTAGAGAATCCAAGTCACCCCATGGGACAACCTTCATTTCAAGCAAAGACCAATTAAATATTGCATGAAACAGAAGAAACTAAGCAAAACCAGGTCATTAGAAGAAAAAACCATCATAATTTAGTGGTAGGCCATCTGCATTCCTGTTCTTCAGATATGATTAATAAGTTGTGGAAACTGATCAAGTTGAAATTGCTTAAGAAGTTATATAACCGAGCGTGAATTGTCATTATTTTTTGATGGTTCATACGCTCCCATGTTCACTTACTCAGCAAGCTTCCAGtgtcaaaattgaaaatttagaaaaatgagaaacCAGATCTGCTGTTTAGTATAAAGATACTAATGTGTCAGAAGTAACTGAATTGTGGCTGTCAGCCTATCAGAGGGAGGGACTCGCTTCAACTCTCCTCCAGGTATTGGTCACCTGTTGTTGTGGAGTGGACAAATCTTGGAACCCTAGTTGGAGTGTGCCCCTGCAGTTCAATGTCTACATGGACCAATATACTTGCAGAAAAGAACGTCTACAAAGTGCAGCCTATCAGGGAGGGACTCGCTTCAACTCTCCTCCAGGTATTGGTCACCCGTTGTTGTGGAATGGACAAATCTTGGAACCCTAGTTGGAGTGTGCCCCTGCAGTTCAATGTCTACATGGACCAATATACTTGCAGAAAAGAATGTCTACAAAGTATCCGGTGAACACGTCACATTTGTTCGTTTACTCTGCTCATATATGTGGATGGTCTGATCAGTAAAAACACAGTATTCCAGTCAGGATAATACAACATCTATGAAGGTTCTGTAGAGGTTCAGAAAACAATCAAAGACCC
This window of the Nymphaea colorata isolate Beijing-Zhang1983 chromosome 2, ASM883128v2, whole genome shotgun sequence genome carries:
- the LOC116249242 gene encoding vacuolar protein sorting-associated protein 29, which encodes MVLVLALGDLHIPHRAADLPAKFKSMLVPGKIQHIICPGNLCIKEVHDYLKSLCPDLHITRGEYDEDARYPETKTLTIGQFKLGLCHGHQVVPWGDLDSLAMLQRQLEVDILVTGHTHQFKAYKHEGGVVINPGSATGAYSSVTYDVNPSFVLMDIDGLRVVVYVYELIDGEVKVDKIDFKKTTTH